One window of the Acidimicrobiia bacterium genome contains the following:
- a CDS encoding YdeI/OmpD-associated family protein, with protein sequence MTNPRVDAYIERSDKWPEEMAAVRPLLLGCGLTEEIKWGKPCYTHGGKNIAILQEMNEFLALMFFKGALLDDPAGVLEAVGPNSRAARRMRFTSVDDTNRLEDTVRVLVEEAIEVEEAGLDVGPAPELVLVDELQDRLDRDPALKAAFEGLTPGRQREYNLHISSAKQAKTRETRVDRCVDRILEGKGLRD encoded by the coding sequence TTGACGAATCCACGAGTCGATGCCTACATCGAAAGGTCGGACAAGTGGCCAGAGGAGATGGCTGCCGTGCGGCCACTCCTGCTGGGCTGTGGGCTCACCGAGGAGATCAAGTGGGGCAAACCGTGCTACACGCATGGTGGCAAGAACATCGCCATCCTCCAGGAGATGAACGAGTTTCTCGCCCTCATGTTCTTCAAGGGTGCCTTGCTGGACGATCCCGCAGGGGTTCTCGAGGCGGTCGGGCCGAATTCCCGTGCGGCGCGACGCATGCGGTTCACTTCGGTGGATGACACCAACCGGTTGGAGGACACCGTCAGAGTCCTCGTTGAAGAGGCGATCGAGGTGGAGGAAGCCGGTCTCGATGTTGGTCCCGCCCCCGAGCTCGTCCTGGTCGACGAACTCCAAGACCGGCTCGACCGCGACCCGGCGCTCAAGGCGGCGTTCGAAGGGCTCACGCCCGGCCGGCAACGCGAATACAACCTGCACATCTCGAGCGCGAAGCAAGCCAAGACCCGCGAAACGCGCGTGGACCGCTGCGTTGACAGGATCCTCGAGGGCAAGGGCCTCCGCGACTGA
- a CDS encoding copper-translocating P-type ATPase, with protein sequence MSVTIRDSDHAPHDPTSGDDGHHGHDKHEGHSVAMFRDRFWLSLALTVPVVLFSDTVQGWFGYTAPTFPGSDWVSPVLGTLIFFYGGMPFLKGAVRETRERQPGMMLLIGMAITVAFGASVATTAGWFDLEFWWELAALITVMLLGHWMEMRSIGQARGALAALAELLPDEAERVTDEGVQTVHLSDLAVGDVVLVRPGGRVPADGVITEGSAEFDESMVTGESKPVAKEPGDRVVAGTVATDTSVRIEIEAVGDDTTLAGIQRLVAEAQESQSRAQVLADRAAALLFYVAVGAAVITATVWAIVGQPDQAVVRTVAVLVIACPHALGLAIPLVVSISTGMAARNGILVTDRLSLERMRTVDFVLFDKTGTLTKGEHRLYGAIAVDGDTHGMLALAAAVESDSEHPLARAIVGAAEEHGDIPVASGFRSMSGRGVEASVGNDTIAVGGPTMISERGVRVPDSIKDTVSAWEGRGASILFVLKDDRIIGALSVEDEVREESRAAIDELHGLGVKVAMITGDAIQVAEAVAAELDIDEVMAEVLPEDKHSKVRELQDRGHVVAMVGDGVNDAPALAQADVGIAIGAGTDVAIESAGVVLASDDPRAVVAVRRLSDAGYTKMLQNLGWAAGYNIFAIPLAAGAFAWAGIVLGPAVAALLMSASTVIVAVNAQFLRRLDLSATV encoded by the coding sequence ATGAGCGTAACTATCCGGGATTCTGACCACGCCCCGCACGATCCAACAAGCGGCGACGATGGTCATCACGGCCATGACAAGCATGAGGGTCACAGTGTCGCCATGTTCCGGGATCGTTTCTGGCTCTCTCTCGCCCTCACGGTCCCGGTTGTCTTGTTCAGTGACACCGTCCAGGGCTGGTTCGGGTACACGGCACCGACATTTCCTGGCTCCGATTGGGTTTCTCCCGTTCTCGGTACGCTGATCTTCTTCTATGGGGGGATGCCCTTCCTGAAGGGCGCGGTGCGCGAGACGAGGGAGCGTCAACCGGGGATGATGCTGCTGATCGGTATGGCCATCACGGTCGCATTCGGCGCATCGGTGGCGACCACCGCAGGTTGGTTCGACCTCGAATTCTGGTGGGAGCTGGCCGCCCTGATCACGGTCATGCTGCTCGGCCATTGGATGGAGATGCGCTCCATCGGCCAGGCGCGCGGGGCACTGGCCGCCCTTGCCGAGCTACTCCCCGATGAAGCCGAACGCGTTACCGACGAGGGTGTCCAGACGGTGCACTTGTCCGACTTGGCGGTCGGCGATGTCGTACTGGTCCGGCCGGGAGGGCGTGTCCCTGCCGACGGCGTGATCACTGAGGGTTCGGCGGAGTTCGATGAGTCGATGGTGACTGGCGAGTCCAAGCCCGTGGCCAAAGAGCCTGGCGATCGGGTGGTCGCAGGGACCGTCGCGACCGACACCTCCGTGCGTATCGAGATAGAGGCAGTCGGCGACGACACCACGCTCGCTGGAATCCAGCGTCTTGTGGCGGAAGCCCAGGAGTCGCAATCGCGCGCCCAGGTCTTGGCCGATCGAGCCGCGGCGCTGTTGTTCTATGTTGCGGTGGGTGCCGCCGTTATCACCGCGACGGTGTGGGCCATCGTCGGCCAACCGGACCAGGCCGTGGTCAGGACCGTGGCCGTCCTCGTCATTGCGTGCCCGCACGCGTTGGGCCTTGCCATCCCTCTCGTCGTGTCGATCTCAACAGGTATGGCGGCACGCAACGGGATCCTTGTCACCGACCGACTGTCGCTTGAACGAATGCGCACGGTGGACTTCGTGCTGTTCGACAAGACCGGAACCCTCACGAAGGGTGAACACCGGCTCTACGGGGCGATCGCGGTGGACGGGGACACACATGGGATGCTGGCCCTTGCGGCCGCCGTCGAATCCGATTCCGAACACCCCTTGGCGCGGGCCATCGTGGGAGCAGCGGAAGAACATGGAGATATCCCCGTTGCTTCCGGCTTTCGATCGATGAGTGGCAGAGGCGTGGAGGCGTCGGTGGGGAACGACACGATCGCCGTCGGTGGCCCCACGATGATCAGCGAACGGGGTGTTCGAGTTCCCGACTCGATCAAGGACACCGTTTCGGCATGGGAGGGTCGCGGCGCCTCGATCCTCTTCGTCCTGAAAGACGACCGCATAATCGGTGCGCTCTCGGTCGAGGACGAGGTACGAGAGGAGTCGCGAGCGGCCATCGATGAACTTCATGGGCTCGGTGTGAAGGTGGCGATGATCACCGGCGACGCCATCCAGGTGGCTGAAGCCGTTGCTGCGGAACTCGACATCGACGAGGTGATGGCTGAGGTCCTGCCCGAGGACAAGCACTCGAAAGTTCGCGAGCTTCAGGATCGCGGCCATGTCGTGGCGATGGTGGGTGACGGCGTCAACGATGCCCCGGCGTTGGCTCAGGCCGATGTGGGCATCGCGATTGGAGCAGGCACCGATGTCGCGATCGAGTCCGCAGGAGTGGTCCTCGCCTCGGACGATCCGCGGGCTGTGGTCGCGGTTCGTCGGCTCTCCGATGCGGGATACACCAAGATGCTGCAGAACCTCGGTTGGGCCGCTGGCTACAACATCTTCGCGATACCGCTCGCTGCCGGGGCGTTTGCCTGGGCCGGAATCGTCCTCGGGCCAGCCGTGGCTGCCCTGCTGATGAGCGCTTCGACGGTGATCGTTGCGGTCAACGCCCAATTCCTGCGTCGTCTCGATCTGAGCGCGACGGTGTGA
- a CDS encoding inorganic diphosphatase: MSTDVVAVVEIPKGSRNKYEMDAATGRIFLDRMLFTATRYPADYGFVEGTAAEDGDPLDVLILVGEPTFPGCRIEVRPIGVFLMEDSGLRDHKVISVPAGDPRWADIVDIEDLDVHLRRELEHFFEVYKALEDKKTAALGWQGVAEARDIIDAAREAFREAE, from the coding sequence GTGAGCACGGATGTCGTTGCGGTCGTTGAGATACCGAAGGGGAGCCGCAACAAATACGAGATGGATGCCGCGACCGGCCGGATCTTCCTGGATCGGATGCTGTTCACCGCGACACGCTATCCGGCCGACTATGGCTTCGTGGAAGGCACTGCAGCCGAAGACGGTGATCCGCTCGATGTGCTGATCCTGGTGGGAGAGCCGACCTTCCCGGGATGTCGGATCGAGGTTCGGCCGATCGGCGTCTTCTTGATGGAAGACTCGGGCCTTCGCGATCACAAGGTGATTTCCGTTCCGGCAGGGGACCCCCGGTGGGCCGATATCGTCGATATCGAAGATCTCGATGTGCACCTGCGCCGCGAATTGGAGCACTTCTTCGAGGTATACAAGGCGTTGGAGGACAAGAAGACCGCAGCATTGGGGTGGCAAGGAGTCGCAGAGGCCCGCGACATCATCGACGCCGCACGAGAGGCATTCCGCGAAGCCGAGTGA
- a CDS encoding NAD-dependent epimerase/dehydratase family protein, translating to MLTVVTGASGFLGAVLVRELLAKGRQVRAVDLERGSALGGLDVEWRSADVLDPSSLDTAFDGAGVVYHLAAVISVTGDPTGRVWATNVGGVRNVARAALKANVRRLIHCSSVHAFDLESAASVDENSSRATAAHLPVYDRSKAAGEAELRSVIESGLDAVIVNPTGVIGPYDFGPSRMGRVFLAMFRRRLPAVIDGSFDWVDVRDAASSMLAAEVKGRSGENYLLPGHHLSLADLAAIAADVTGHRRRLITLPMWFARIWGPLADVVSRRSGDPLWYTRESIHALRFSPTVNGAKAAAELDHDPRPMHETVSDMYEWFKQRGLLGEENGHAYPGFPFN from the coding sequence ATGTTGACGGTGGTGACTGGTGCATCCGGATTCCTGGGAGCCGTATTGGTGCGGGAGTTGCTTGCCAAGGGGCGACAGGTTCGGGCTGTTGATCTCGAACGGGGATCCGCACTTGGGGGCTTGGATGTCGAGTGGAGGTCGGCCGATGTACTTGACCCGTCGAGTCTCGATACCGCATTCGACGGTGCCGGTGTCGTGTATCACCTCGCGGCGGTGATCTCCGTGACCGGTGACCCGACCGGTCGAGTGTGGGCCACCAATGTCGGGGGCGTCCGAAATGTTGCGCGAGCAGCATTGAAGGCGAATGTGCGCCGACTGATCCATTGCAGCTCGGTGCACGCCTTCGACCTCGAGTCGGCAGCGTCGGTGGACGAAAACAGTTCCCGTGCAACGGCGGCTCACCTCCCCGTGTACGACCGCTCGAAAGCTGCGGGCGAAGCTGAGCTTCGCAGTGTCATCGAATCGGGTCTCGACGCCGTGATCGTCAACCCCACGGGCGTTATCGGACCATACGACTTCGGACCTTCCCGGATGGGGCGAGTGTTTCTCGCGATGTTCCGTCGTCGGCTACCCGCCGTCATCGACGGTTCCTTCGACTGGGTCGATGTGCGCGACGCGGCATCGAGCATGCTTGCCGCAGAGGTGAAGGGACGCTCCGGCGAGAACTATCTCCTGCCGGGCCATCACTTGTCTCTCGCAGATCTCGCAGCGATCGCGGCCGATGTGACCGGCCACCGCCGGCGCCTAATCACGCTCCCCATGTGGTTCGCAAGGATCTGGGGACCGCTCGCCGATGTCGTGAGCAGGCGAAGCGGTGACCCCTTGTGGTACACCCGTGAGTCGATCCACGCGCTCCGGTTCAGCCCGACGGTGAACGGCGCAAAAGCCGCTGCGGAACTGGATCACGATCCGAGACCGATGCACGAGACCGTCTCGGACATGTACGAGTGGTTCAAACAGCGTGGCCTGCTTGGCGAGGAGAACGGCCACGCGTACCCAGGGTTCCCGTTCAACTAA
- a CDS encoding CrcB family protein: MAGGLLGSGLRVAVVDLLPTTPGRFPTTTLAVNLAGSLLVGFYLARRQRAVIAEWSLRFWAIGVLGSFTTFSMFSVEVFGLLDMDATVVAVGYVGASLLGGVAAALVGRRLGTVGW; encoded by the coding sequence ATGGCCGGTGGCCTCCTGGGATCGGGTCTGCGGGTGGCAGTCGTTGACCTGCTCCCGACAACTCCGGGCCGTTTCCCGACGACCACGCTTGCGGTGAACCTCGCAGGTTCGCTCCTCGTCGGTTTCTACCTCGCTCGGCGGCAACGCGCCGTCATCGCCGAGTGGTCGCTACGGTTCTGGGCGATCGGGGTGCTCGGCTCGTTCACCACCTTCTCGATGTTCAGCGTCGAGGTGTTCGGGCTTCTCGACATGGACGCGACTGTGGTTGCCGTCGGCTATGTCGGGGCATCGCTGCTCGGGGGCGTCGCGGCGGCGCTTGTCGGTAGACGGCTCGGAACGGTGGGCTGGTGA
- a CDS encoding DUF190 domain-containing protein, producing the protein MDHETDNRLLRIYIGESDTYEGQPLYQAIVGAIRTAGLAGATVLRGIEGFGKSSHLHTAHILRLSEDLPIVIECVDTADHIEAIFPVLDEMIGDGLVTMERIEVRTYRAEPTEP; encoded by the coding sequence GTGGACCACGAAACTGACAATCGACTGCTCCGGATCTACATCGGAGAATCCGACACCTACGAAGGGCAGCCCCTGTATCAGGCCATTGTCGGGGCCATCCGTACGGCGGGACTCGCCGGCGCGACGGTGCTGCGCGGTATCGAGGGTTTCGGCAAGTCCAGCCACCTCCACACCGCACACATCCTGCGGCTGTCCGAGGACCTTCCGATCGTGATCGAATGCGTCGATACCGCAGACCACATCGAGGCCATCTTCCCCGTGCTGGACGAGATGATCGGCGACGGATTGGTCACCATGGAACGAATCGAAGTCCGGACCTACCGCGCCGAACCCACCGAACCCTGA
- a CDS encoding VanZ family protein, with product MLWFFAFAVVALIYLTLGLAGALAELIGDRALNATTFVVGALLVLATIATQGIKRSVGVAEIFVWLGIGATLVLVVTRLASPVERSHLMEYAVVAVLIYQALLERRRNGRPVPRPAWLAIGATTLLGFVDELIQVVVPNRVFDPVDIVFNTAAAVAAVGASVFLGWTRRRRFDRSRIDTAKTYAARNCQGSVGSAR from the coding sequence ATGTTGTGGTTCTTCGCATTCGCTGTGGTGGCCTTGATCTATCTCACCCTCGGGCTTGCGGGGGCGCTCGCGGAACTCATCGGTGATCGTGCGCTCAACGCAACGACCTTCGTCGTCGGTGCCCTTTTGGTGCTTGCCACGATCGCCACCCAGGGCATCAAGCGGTCTGTCGGCGTCGCCGAGATCTTCGTGTGGCTCGGTATCGGGGCCACTCTCGTCCTCGTGGTCACTCGCCTTGCAAGCCCCGTCGAGCGCAGTCACCTGATGGAGTACGCCGTGGTCGCCGTCCTGATCTACCAAGCTCTGCTGGAGCGACGCCGGAATGGGCGTCCCGTGCCGAGACCGGCATGGCTCGCCATCGGAGCCACCACGCTCCTCGGTTTCGTCGACGAGTTGATTCAGGTCGTCGTACCGAACCGTGTCTTCGATCCCGTTGATATCGTGTTCAACACGGCTGCAGCCGTAGCCGCGGTCGGGGCAAGCGTGTTCCTGGGGTGGACGCGAAGGCGACGCTTCGATCGGTCACGGATCGACACCGCCAAGACTTACGCCGCCCGCAACTGTCAGGGTTCGGTGGGTTCGGCGCGGTAG
- a CDS encoding ferritin: MADELVAAYNEQVTLELASSVAYLQMAAHFESSNLVGMAGWMRAQAAEEAAHADRFIAFILDRGADVKIGNIPAPTTDFGAPEAVFEASLNQERAVTKSIHDLFRLARKNDDLASEPFLSSFIDEQIEEESTVESILERVRLAGGESSALLLLDSELGARTAPA; encoded by the coding sequence ATGGCAGACGAGCTTGTCGCGGCATACAACGAACAGGTCACTCTCGAACTAGCCTCGTCCGTTGCATACCTGCAGATGGCGGCCCACTTCGAAAGCAGCAACCTCGTGGGCATGGCGGGCTGGATGCGTGCCCAAGCAGCCGAGGAAGCCGCACATGCCGACCGATTCATCGCGTTCATCCTCGACCGGGGAGCCGATGTGAAGATCGGCAACATACCCGCACCGACCACAGACTTTGGTGCCCCTGAGGCCGTGTTCGAGGCATCCCTCAACCAGGAACGAGCGGTTACCAAGTCGATCCACGACCTCTTCCGGCTTGCCCGCAAGAACGACGACCTTGCTTCCGAGCCCTTTCTCTCGTCGTTCATCGACGAACAGATCGAAGAGGAATCAACCGTCGAATCCATTCTTGAGCGTGTCCGGCTCGCCGGCGGTGAGTCGAGCGCACTGTTGCTACTCGACAGCGAACTCGGAGCGCGAACAGCCCCGGCGTGA
- a CDS encoding DUF1003 domain-containing protein: MKPTFARRDLSRLHGTFGSDAFGKKAESFARFFGTPTFLIVQTAVVVLWIVINVAAVSLQWDPYPFILLNLAFSLQAAYAAPLILLAQTRQADRDKAMSETDAEHREALAAANEERQTLAMDLWQNMSRILEENMRLTEEVNALTAEIHSRLIPA; this comes from the coding sequence ATGAAGCCCACATTTGCGCGCCGCGACCTCAGCCGCCTGCACGGAACCTTCGGCTCGGATGCCTTCGGCAAGAAGGCGGAGTCATTCGCGAGGTTCTTCGGCACGCCGACCTTCCTCATCGTTCAGACGGCGGTTGTCGTGCTGTGGATCGTGATCAATGTGGCGGCTGTGTCCCTGCAATGGGATCCCTACCCCTTCATTCTCCTCAACCTCGCCTTCTCGCTCCAGGCCGCCTACGCGGCGCCGCTGATTCTGCTTGCGCAGACCCGCCAGGCAGATCGGGACAAAGCAATGAGCGAGACCGACGCCGAGCATCGAGAAGCGCTCGCGGCGGCGAACGAAGAGCGTCAGACGCTGGCGATGGACCTCTGGCAGAACATGAGCCGGATCCTCGAGGAGAACATGCGCCTCACCGAGGAAGTGAACGCGTTGACAGCCGAGATCCACTCCCGCCTGATCCCGGCATAG
- a CDS encoding CrcB family protein gives MTIVVAVVAGSVGAVVRYGLSGAVQRRSSSLLPLGTAAVNLVGAFLLGVVVGIGASTLWSVATMGLTGGLSTFSTWMVETVELGVNPRPTRRAIVNLTLMTVLGVVLAAAGYYLGN, from the coding sequence GTGACGATCGTTGTGGCCGTCGTGGCAGGATCGGTCGGAGCTGTGGTGCGCTACGGGCTATCGGGCGCCGTTCAGCGTCGCAGCAGCTCCCTGCTGCCGCTCGGCACCGCCGCTGTGAACCTCGTCGGAGCGTTCCTGTTGGGGGTCGTCGTCGGGATCGGCGCCAGTACGCTGTGGTCGGTTGCGACGATGGGCCTCACGGGCGGCCTGTCGACCTTCTCAACATGGATGGTCGAGACCGTCGAGCTCGGTGTCAATCCGAGGCCGACACGACGGGCCATCGTGAACCTCACGCTGATGACCGTGCTGGGGGTCGTACTGGCGGCTGCCGGTTACTACCTCGGGAATTGA
- a CDS encoding STAS/SEC14 domain-containing protein, whose translation MIEAIKRPDTEVLAFRMVGDITKADYEVLTPAVEKAVEEHGAVRLLLDMTEFKWERVEAWGSDLRFGRALHDKIERMALVGDQAWGKYLAKIAAPFYAHKIEWFHDADKAWTWVES comes from the coding sequence ATGATCGAAGCCATCAAGAGGCCGGACACGGAGGTCCTCGCGTTCCGGATGGTCGGGGACATCACCAAGGCTGACTACGAAGTCCTCACGCCCGCCGTCGAAAAGGCAGTCGAGGAGCATGGGGCGGTCCGGCTGCTCCTTGACATGACCGAGTTCAAGTGGGAGCGCGTGGAGGCGTGGGGATCCGACCTCCGCTTCGGCCGCGCCCTGCACGACAAGATCGAGCGGATGGCGCTTGTCGGAGATCAGGCGTGGGGTAAGTACCTTGCGAAGATTGCTGCCCCGTTCTACGCCCACAAGATCGAGTGGTTCCACGACGCCGACAAGGCATGGACATGGGTCGAAAGCTGA
- a CDS encoding HAD-IA family hydrolase: protein MQALLLDLDWTLIDIQGHTDYGAALEDARTLVGQWSEPGAPDTSWDAPARICMEALVALAGDARWQALSDSIEHHELAAVPRSRPMTGLGDLIDAVADTPVAVVTLVGPDAARRALETHAVPFTTVVGRRHDLRPKPAPDQLIEACRLLGVSRSDATMVGDSTWDMEAARAAGTGFIGITNHRPSEFPSATATVADLAELSHHLPSPASPRR from the coding sequence ATGCAAGCGCTGTTGTTGGATCTCGACTGGACACTGATCGATATTCAGGGCCACACCGATTACGGCGCTGCGCTCGAAGATGCAAGGACCCTGGTCGGGCAGTGGTCAGAACCGGGCGCTCCGGACACGAGTTGGGATGCACCGGCAAGGATCTGCATGGAAGCTCTCGTGGCCCTGGCCGGGGATGCCCGCTGGCAGGCCCTTTCGGACAGCATCGAGCACCACGAACTCGCAGCAGTTCCCCGGTCCCGACCGATGACGGGACTCGGAGACCTGATCGATGCCGTCGCGGACACACCGGTCGCGGTCGTCACCCTTGTGGGGCCCGACGCGGCGCGGCGCGCGCTGGAGACACACGCGGTTCCGTTCACGACGGTCGTTGGCCGACGCCATGACCTGCGCCCCAAACCTGCCCCCGACCAGCTCATCGAAGCGTGCCGGCTCTTGGGCGTATCTCGTTCGGACGCAACGATGGTTGGCGACTCCACATGGGACATGGAAGCCGCTCGCGCCGCGGGTACCGGATTCATCGGAATCACGAACCATCGACCCTCCGAGTTCCCATCCGCAACGGCAACGGTCGCCGATCTGGCCGAGCTGTCGCACCACTTGCCGTCACCCGCATCGCCGCGTCGCTGA
- the gdhA gene encoding NADP-specific glutamate dehydrogenase has protein sequence MTSLTTRPPTLDPHLESIFDEVLRRNPGEAEFHQVVAEVFHALEPVLARHPELAEQKLIQRICEPERQIIFRVPWQDDRGKTHINRGFRVEFSSALGPFKGGLRFHPSVYLGTVKFLGFEQVFKNALTGLPIGGGKGGADFDPKGRTPDEVMRFCQSFMVELYRHIGEYTDIPAGDIGVGLREIGWLFGQYKRITNRYESGVITGKGIDWGGALVRKEATGYGTAFFVEEMLRAKGESLDGKTCVVSGAGNVAIYAIEKVEQLGGRVVACSDSTGLVVDRKGIDVPLLKEVKEVERLRLDAYVERRGGDAVYSTAGSVWSIPCDVALPCATENELRSDAAKTLIENGCMAVAEGANMPTTPTALNLFRQAGVAFGPGKAANAGGVATSALEMQQNASRDSWTFEYTEARLADIMVGIHDLCYETADRYDAPGDYVRGANIAGFLRVARAMNALGVV, from the coding sequence ATGACCTCTCTCACGACAAGACCCCCGACACTCGATCCGCACCTCGAATCGATCTTCGATGAAGTCCTTCGCCGCAATCCGGGCGAAGCAGAGTTTCACCAGGTGGTAGCTGAGGTGTTTCACGCCCTTGAGCCGGTGCTTGCGCGGCATCCAGAACTCGCCGAGCAGAAGCTGATCCAGAGGATCTGTGAACCCGAGCGTCAGATCATCTTCCGGGTTCCCTGGCAGGATGACCGGGGCAAGACACACATCAACCGGGGGTTTCGGGTCGAGTTCAGCAGTGCCCTCGGTCCGTTCAAGGGCGGGCTCCGGTTTCACCCATCGGTCTATCTCGGGACGGTGAAGTTCCTCGGTTTCGAGCAAGTGTTCAAGAACGCTCTCACGGGCCTACCTATCGGCGGGGGGAAGGGCGGCGCAGACTTCGATCCGAAGGGTCGCACGCCTGACGAGGTGATGCGGTTCTGCCAGAGCTTCATGGTGGAGCTGTACCGACACATCGGCGAGTACACGGACATTCCTGCAGGCGACATCGGGGTCGGCTTGCGCGAGATCGGTTGGCTGTTCGGCCAGTACAAGCGGATCACGAACCGTTACGAGTCGGGTGTCATCACCGGAAAGGGCATCGATTGGGGAGGCGCGCTCGTGCGCAAGGAGGCGACCGGCTACGGGACGGCGTTCTTCGTCGAAGAGATGCTGCGTGCCAAGGGGGAGTCCCTGGATGGGAAGACCTGCGTGGTCTCAGGGGCGGGCAATGTTGCGATCTACGCCATTGAGAAAGTCGAACAGCTCGGTGGGAGAGTAGTTGCCTGTTCGGACTCGACGGGGCTCGTTGTCGACCGAAAAGGCATCGATGTGCCTCTCTTGAAAGAAGTCAAGGAAGTGGAGCGGCTCCGTCTCGACGCGTATGTCGAACGCCGTGGAGGGGACGCGGTGTATTCAACAGCGGGCTCGGTGTGGTCGATACCGTGCGATGTCGCCCTGCCGTGTGCCACAGAGAACGAACTGCGCAGCGACGCCGCCAAGACGCTGATCGAAAACGGCTGCATGGCGGTCGCCGAAGGTGCCAACATGCCGACGACACCCACCGCACTCAATCTGTTCCGACAAGCCGGTGTGGCGTTCGGCCCCGGTAAGGCCGCGAATGCTGGCGGTGTCGCCACATCGGCCTTGGAGATGCAGCAAAACGCGTCGAGGGACTCGTGGACCTTCGAATACACCGAGGCACGCCTCGCAGACATCATGGTGGGGATCCACGATCTTTGCTATGAAACCGCCGATCGTTACGACGCACCTGGCGACTATGTCAGGGGCGCCAACATCGCAGGGTTCCTGCGGGTTGCGCGAGCCATGAACGCCCTCGGTGTCGTTTGA
- a CDS encoding DUF302 domain-containing protein, with amino-acid sequence MKAYGLKTTTALSMEDAEAAARQALASEGFGVLTEIDVAATLREKLGVDRSPYRILGACNPRLAEQALESESDVGLLLPCNVVVYEDGESTVVAALDPGIMVDLTANPELEAIASEARERLGRVIAAVPSG; translated from the coding sequence ATGAAGGCGTATGGACTGAAGACAACGACCGCCCTATCGATGGAAGACGCAGAGGCTGCGGCACGCCAGGCACTGGCTTCGGAGGGGTTCGGGGTGCTCACCGAGATCGATGTTGCCGCCACCCTTCGGGAGAAGCTCGGTGTAGACAGGTCCCCATACCGGATTCTCGGTGCGTGCAATCCACGACTCGCCGAGCAGGCGCTCGAGTCGGAATCCGATGTGGGGCTGCTGTTGCCGTGCAATGTGGTGGTCTACGAGGATGGCGAATCGACGGTCGTGGCAGCCCTCGACCCGGGCATCATGGTGGATCTGACCGCCAACCCGGAGCTCGAAGCCATCGCTTCCGAAGCAAGGGAGCGCCTTGGCAGGGTCATCGCTGCGGTGCCGTCCGGGTAA